The Candidatus Binatia bacterium nucleotide sequence AAGCCCCACGGCGAGCCCGGGCTCCCGGAGAGCCGCCGCGACGGCTTCCTCGGCCGCATCGCCGGCCACCATGAGACTCGCCTGTCGGAGGATCCCTTTGCGGTAAGCCTCCAGGATCCCCGCATTCGTACCCGGCGACATACCGAAATCGTCGCCCGATACGATCAACCGAATGCGACCGGACGCTCCCATGAGCCGGCGCCCATAAACCGCGCGGCTCGGCCGGCGTCAAGGAACATCCCTTGCGATTCGGGCCGGCGAGATTCGCCCCGAGGAGCCCGGAGCCTCCGGCACGTGTACCGCTCGGGCGCCCTCCGGATTCTCGCCGCAGCCTCGATGGCGCGCCGGGGAGAACTTGGTGGTGAGTCGAAGCGAAGGTAAAAAAGCGCCGCGATGCTTCCCAGGACCCTCGATCTCGGATGCGGCCCGAACAAGGAGCCCGGAAGCTTCGGGGTCGACCGCCGGCCCTGGCCCGGAGTCGACCTGCTCCACGACCTCGACCACGTCCCGTGGCCGCTCCCCGACGATACGTTCGAACGGGTCGTCTGTAGCCATATCGTCGAACACGTGGCCGACCTCGCGGCCTTCTTCCGGGAAGTCCATCGCGTCTCGAAGGACGGCGCCCGGGTGTGGGTCAGGACGCCGCACTTCTCGTCCCTCGAGTCCTGGCGGGATCCGGGCCACCGCCACCATCTTGCGCTCGGAAGCTTCGAGTTTTTCGCCGACCCCGAGGCCCTCGGAGGCCCCACGTTCCGCGTCGAGAGGGCCACGCTCACTTTCCGGAAGGCACTCACGAGCCGGCTCGGCTTCCTTCTCTACCGCCTCTGGCCCCGCGGCTACGAGCAGAACCTGGCCTTTCTCCTGCCGGCGCGCGACATCGAGGCCGTGCTGGTCGTGGAAAAGCGGGAGCGCGGGACCGAAAGTTCGCGGGACCGTTCCCTCACGAGAAAACCCGGATAGACGCGCCACCGGCAGAGGCTTCCCCGTGCCGCTGCGGGAACCCCGGAGCCCTGCGGTGCGAGAGGTTTCGCGAGCGCCGTATGTCCTCTCGCCCATGCGGCTTCGGTCGCACCCGGGGCACGGACCTCGCGTCTGGCCCGGTGTGCGGCGTCGCCGTCCGGCGCTCAGTCTTTCTCCGCACGTTCTCTCGCAGCCCCGCGCAACCCCAGCGTCCGCATCATCCGGGAGAAGTTCGAGCGCGACATGCCGAGAAGCCGTGCGGCGGCCGCCTGGTTTCCCCCGCTCGCCTCGAGCGCCTCGAGGAGGCGCCGTTTTTTCTCGTCGCGAATGGTTTCCCCGAAGCTCGTTCGCCTGTCGGGAGAAGAGACGAGTTCGGGGAGGTGCTCGGGTCCGATCGTGGGGTCGCGCGAGAGCAGGACGGCCCGCTCCACGACGTTGCGCAGCTCGCGGACGTTCCCGGGCCAACTCCACTGCCGCAGAAGCCGGACGGCGTCGGGGCGGAAGCCCCGGACCTCGCGGCCGTGCCTCCGGGCCGCTTCGTCGAGAAAGTGGGTGGCGAGCACGAGGATGTCGTCCCCCCGCGCCCGGAGCGGCGGCACGCGAATTTCCACGGCAGCGAGCCGGTAGAAAAGGTCTTCGCGGAAACGCCCGCGCACGACTTCTTCCCGAAGTTCGCGGTTGGTGGCGGCGACGAGCCGCACGTCGACACGCCTCGGCTTGCGGGCGCCCACGCGCTGGACTTCGCCTTCCTGCAGCACCCGCAAGAGCTTCGCCTGGATGGCCAGGGGAAGGTCTCCCACTTCGTCGAGAAAAAGCGTGCCGCCGTCGGCAAGCTCGAATTTTCCCGGCCGCGATTCGACGGCACCGGTGAAGGCTCCGCGCTCGTGGCCGAAAAGCTCGCTCTCGGCGAGCTCGCCCGGGATGGCCGGGCAGTTGACGCTCACGAGCGGCCCCGCGGCCCGCCGGCCGAGCTCGTGGATCGCGCGCGCGACGAGCTCCTTTCCCGTGCCCGTCTCGCCCGTCACGAGAACGGAAACGTCCGTCGGGGCCACGCGCTCGACGAGGGAGAGAACCTTGGCGAGCGCGGGGCTCCTCCCTACGATCCCGACCCGCTCGACGAACGCGAACACCTGCTCGCGCACCCCTTCCTCCCGCTCCCGCCAGCGCCTCTCCCAGTCCCGCAGGCGCTCCGACACCTGCTCTTTTTCCTCGCGGTAGCGCCGCGCCGCCCAGGCCAGCGCGAGATGTCCCGCGAGAAGCTCGACACCGCGCCTGAGCCGCTCGTCCCTCGGGCGCTCCGCGAGCACCACGCGACCGAGCTCTTCGCCCCAGACCGAAAGCGGGAGGACTTCCTTTCCCTCCCCTGCCCCCTCTCCGTCCCCGAGCTCGGCCGGGAAGCTCGCCGCGTTGCCACCGCGGAAAAAGCGGAGTCGGTAGCGGCCTTTCTCGGGCACGTAGACCGCCGCACCTCCGGTAACCCCGGCTTCTTCGAGGCCCGCGGTGAATCCCTCGGCAAGCCGGCTCCAGTCCGCTTCGGCTCCTCTCGTCACTTCGAAAAACCGCGCCAGGGCGCGCGCGAGCGGATCCGCTGCGGACGTGCGGCGCGAGACCGGCCCGGGTCGGAAGCGGAGGAAAAACGCCGCTCCAGCGAGCCAGACCTCGCCGAGTGCATCGCCGGCCCAGGAAGAAAACCATCCCCCGATCTCGACGCTCGTCATGTTCTTCTCCTCCGTGGCACAAGACCGAGCACGCCCTCCGTCCCGGAGGACCCGTGAACCCGCATCGCCTCCGGCGCACCCGGCTCTTAGGCGGACCTTGCGAGGTCTTCAATCCCGCACGGCCGTCGAAGCGGGGCATGTCCGCGCGGAGACCGTGCCGTGCTGCCCTTCTTGCAAGCACGGGTGGGTGCGGTTATACCCGAAGCCGCGCGCGTGCGGCGGGGGCGCCGCCTTTCCGGAGCGACGCACGCACGGCAAAGAGAGGGATTGCCGGTGTCCGAGAACCCCAGCAAAGCTCGCCTCCTGAGAGAGCGCCTTGCACGCCCGGGCCTCGTCCTTGCCGTCGGCGCTCACGACGCTCTTTCGGCGAAGCTCGTCGAGGAGGCCGGATTCGACGCCGTCTGGGCGAGCGGCTTCGGCATTTCGGCGGTGAGCGGCGTGCCGGACGCCAACATCCTGACGATGACGGAAAACCTCGACGCCGTAAAACGCATCGCCGAAGCCACGGCGCTTCCCGTCGTCGCCGACTGCGACACGGGATACGGGAACGCCATCAACGTTCTTCGCACCGTTCACGAGTACGAAAGAACGGGGGTCGCCGGCATCTGCCTCGAGGACAACGTGTTTCCCAAGCGTTGCAGTTTCTACGGCGGCGTCCGCCGCGAACTCGTACCCGTCGAAGAGCACGCGCAGAAGATCCAGGCGGCCAAAGAGCACCAGCGGGACCCCGATTTCTTCGTCGTGGCCCGCACCGAAGCGCTGATCGCGGGCTGGGGCGTGGAAGAGGCTCTGCGTCGCGCACACGCCTACGCCGACGCGGGAGCGGACGCGATCCTGGTCCACTCGAAAGCCTCGACTCTCGACGAGCTGCGGGAGTTCGCCCGCAGGTGGGGACGCGAGACGCCGCTCGTCGCCGTACCCACGACCTACCCCCACGTCCGTCCCGAGGAGCTTCTCCAAGCGGGCTTCCGCATGGCCATCTTCGCGAACCAGGCGCTGCGGGCCTCGATCCCCGCGATGCGGGAGGTGCTCCGCGCCATGCGGGAGGCCGGCTCGGCGGGTATCGTCGAGGGACGCATCGCGCCGCTCGAGGAAGTCTACCGGCTCGTGGGCGTGCCCGAGCTCGAGGAAAGCGAACGCCGCTACCTGCCGACGGCACGCCGCACGCGGGCCGTCGTGATCGCGGCGGGCTTCGACGAAAGCCTCATGCCGCTCGTGGCCGACCGGCCGAAAAGCTTGCTCGACGTCCGCGGCCGGACGATCCTCGAACGGCAGGTCCTCACCCTGCGGGCGGCCGGCGTCGACGACGTGAGCGTCGTCCGCGGCTACCGCAAGGAATCCTTCGACCTTCCGTCGGTCCGCTACTTCGACAACGATCGGTACGCCGAGACGGGCGAGGTCGCGTCGCTGTTCTCCGCGCGCGAGGTCCTCGACGACCGCTTCGTCGTCCTCTACGCGGACATCCTCTTCGACCGCTCCATCCTGGACCGGCTTCTGCGAGCCGACACGGATTTCGCCGTGGTCGTCGACCGCTCGTGGTACGACCTCGTGCGTTCGGGCGAGCCCCTTCCCGAGCGCGCCGACCTGGTGGTGACCTCGTCGGCGCCCGTTCCCCAAAGGCGGTTCGTCCCCGAAGAAGAGGGAAGCACGCTCGTCCGCATCGGGCAGAAGATCCCCCCGGAGCAAGCGCACGCGGAGTTCGTCGGCATGGCGCTCTTCTCGCAGCGCGGCGCGCGCATCCTGGCGGAGCTCCACGACGAGTTGACGAGAACCCACCGGGGCCCCTTCCACGAGGCCCTTTCGTACGAGCGAGCGAGTCTGCCCGACCTGCTGCAGGAACTCGTCGACCGCGGCCACACGGTGCGTTGCGTCGAGATCTACAAGGGCTGGATGGAAATCTCGAGCTTCGAGGACTACCGGCGCGCGTGGGCCGAGATCCGGGACTGAGGGCATGGAGCCTGCGGAGTTCGTCGCCTGTCTCCGGCGACACGGGTTCGATTTTTTCGTGGGCGTGCCGTGCTCTCTCGTCCGGGGGGTGATCGCCGAGCTCGAGCGCGGGGGAGAGTACGTCGCCGACACGCGCGAAGACGCTGCCCTGGGACTCGCCGCGGGAGCCTACCTCGGGGGCCGGAAGCCCGTCGTGCTCATGCAGAACTCGGGGCTCGGCGTCTCGCTGAACGCGCTCGCCTCCTTGCACCTCCTCTACCGCATCCCCTGCCTTCTCGTCGTCACCTGGCGCGGCTACGGCGGAAAGGACGCGCCCGAGCACCTTCTCCTCGGCACCCGCTGCGACGAGCTTCTCCGGTTTCTCGGCGTCCCGTACCGGGCGCCGGAACCGGACGAGGTCGAGGAAAGCGTATCCTGGGCGTCTCGGGTCCTCGACGAAGAACGCCTTCCCGCCGCACTTCTCGTCCGCCCCGGGGTTCTCGGATGACGCTGCGGGAAGCTCTCGAGGTCCTCGCCCCCGAGCTCGGGAACGAGCTCGTCGTCCACGCCAACGGCTTTCTCTCGCGCGAGTCTTTCGCCCTCGCCGACCGTCCCGCGAACTTCTACATGATCGGTTCCATGGGGCTCGCGTCCTCGATCGGGCTCGGGCTCGCCCTCTCCCGCCCGGACCGCCGGGTGTTCGTCTTCGACGGAGACGGAAACGTGCTCATGAACCTCGGGACGCTCGCTCTCGCGGGCGCCCTCGCGCCGAAAAACTTCTTCCACCTCTGCTTCGACAACGGAGCCTACGCGTCCACGGGCGCGCAGCCCACGATCTCCCGCTTCGTCCGGCTCGAGGGCGTGGCACGCGCCTGCGGATACCGGCTCGCCGCGCGTGTCGACGGGCCCGCCTCCCTGCGGGACACCTTCCGTAGCTGGCGTGCGAGCGAAGGTCCCGCCTTCCTTCTCGTCCGCATCGACCTCGACGCGGAACCGCGAAAGCTTCCCCGTGTCGAGCACGCACCGTCCTTTCTGGCCGAACGCTTTCGGAAAGAAGCGACCCGTACCTGAGTGGACCGTGCGGCTCGTTCTCCTCAACCCCGGCCCCGTCAACGTGTCCGACCGTGTCCGGGCGGCGCTCCTCGGGCCCGACGCCTGCCACCGAGAACCGGAATTTCTCGCGCTCGTGCGCAGGGTGCGGGAGCGGCTCGCCCGCCTTTTCGGGGGCGAAGGAGAGTACGAGGCCGTGCTGCTGACGGGCTCGGGGACGCTCGCCGTCGAGGCCATGCTTTCCTCGGGCGTGGGAAACGGCAAACTTCTCGTGGCGCACAACGGCGTCTACGGCCAGCGCCTTCTCGAGATCGCACGCACCCACGGGATCCCGACCGCGGAAGTCGTGGGTTCCGCGACGGAGCCGCTCGAGCCGGACCGCGTGAGGAGAGCCCTCGGGGAGGAAAGGGGAATCGAAGCTCTCGCCGTCGTCCACCACGAGACGAGCACGGGTGTGCTCAACCCGATCGCCGAGCTCGGCCGAATCGCCCGCCAGTACGGCGTCCGGTTCCTCGTGGACTCCGTGAGCGGGCTCGGCGGCGACGAGCTTTCGTGGGACGACGCGGGCCCCGACCTCTGCGCCGGCACGGCGAACAAGTGCCTGCAAGGCATCCCGGGCATTTCCTTCGTCCTCGTCCGGCGTCGGGTCTCCGACGAACTCGCCTCCTACCCGCGCCGCTCGCTTTCCCTCCATCTCCCCGCTCACCTCTCGGCCCAGCGTGCGGACTCCCTTCTCTTCACGATGGCCGTCCAGAGTCTCTACGCCTTCGACGCGGCGCTCGCCGAGCTCGAAGAAGAGACGGTCGCCGGGAGAATCGAGCGCTACCGGGAAGCCGCCGCGTTGCTCCGGCGGGGTTTCGAGGACCTGGGACTTTCCTTCCTCGTGGCCCCACCCCACCGCTCGAACTCCCTCACGGCCCTCTGGCTCCCGGCCGGGAAGACCTACGAAGAACTCCACGACCGCCTCAAAGACGAGGGGTTCGTCGTCTACGCGGGACAGGGAGACTTCGCGCGGCGGATCTTCCGGGTGGCGAACATGGGCGCGCTCGAGAGGCGCGACTTCGAGCGCTTTCTCGTCGCGCTCCGCAAGGTTCTCGGACGCCCATGACGGCCATCGTGCTCGGAGCCGGCGTGGGACGCCGCCTGCGGGAGCTCACGGGGGGACGCCCGAAATGTCTTCTCCGATTCGGGGGCCGTTCGCTGCTCCGCCGCCTTCTCGAGAGTCTCGGGCGAGCGGGCGTGGACCGCGCCGCCGTCGTGGTCGGCGCGGGAGCGGACGAGATCCGCGCCGAGCTCCGGGACTGGGCAGGCCCACCGCGGGTCTTTTTCGTCGAGAACCCCGACTACGAAAGGGGTGCGATCCTTTCTCTCTGGGCGGCCCGGGAGTTCTTCGACGACGCGATCCTCGTCATGGACGCGGACGTCCTCTGCCCCGTCGCCATGGTCCGGAGACTGGTCGAGTCTCCGCGCGAGAACTGCTTTCTCCTCGACGGGCGGGTCCGGAGCACGGGCGAGGAGCAGATGCTCATGGCGTCGGGGGGGCGCGTCCTCGACATCTCGCGCCGCCCCGAGCCGGGCTACGAAACCTACGGCGAGTCCGTCGGCTTCCTCAAGCTTTCCCGCGACGCGGCCCGGACGCTGCGTGCGGTCCTCGAAGACGAAATCGCACGAGGCCGGCTCGACATCGAACACGAAGAAGCGTACCCGCGCCTCCTCCGCGCCGTC carries:
- the pepM gene encoding phosphoenolpyruvate mutase, translated to MLPFLQARVGAVIPEAARVRRGRRLSGATHARQREGLPVSENPSKARLLRERLARPGLVLAVGAHDALSAKLVEEAGFDAVWASGFGISAVSGVPDANILTMTENLDAVKRIAEATALPVVADCDTGYGNAINVLRTVHEYERTGVAGICLEDNVFPKRCSFYGGVRRELVPVEEHAQKIQAAKEHQRDPDFFVVARTEALIAGWGVEEALRRAHAYADAGADAILVHSKASTLDELREFARRWGRETPLVAVPTTYPHVRPEELLQAGFRMAIFANQALRASIPAMREVLRAMREAGSAGIVEGRIAPLEEVYRLVGVPELEESERRYLPTARRTRAVVIAAGFDESLMPLVADRPKSLLDVRGRTILERQVLTLRAAGVDDVSVVRGYRKESFDLPSVRYFDNDRYAETGEVASLFSAREVLDDRFVVLYADILFDRSILDRLLRADTDFAVVVDRSWYDLVRSGEPLPERADLVVTSSAPVPQRRFVPEEEGSTLVRIGQKIPPEQAHAEFVGMALFSQRGARILAELHDELTRTHRGPFHEALSYERASLPDLLQELVDRGHTVRCVEIYKGWMEISSFEDYRRAWAEIRD
- the phnW gene encoding 2-aminoethylphosphonate--pyruvate transaminase, whose protein sequence is MRLVLLNPGPVNVSDRVRAALLGPDACHREPEFLALVRRVRERLARLFGGEGEYEAVLLTGSGTLAVEAMLSSGVGNGKLLVAHNGVYGQRLLEIARTHGIPTAEVVGSATEPLEPDRVRRALGEERGIEALAVVHHETSTGVLNPIAELGRIARQYGVRFLVDSVSGLGGDELSWDDAGPDLCAGTANKCLQGIPGISFVLVRRRVSDELASYPRRSLSLHLPAHLSAQRADSLLFTMAVQSLYAFDAALAELEEETVAGRIERYREAAALLRRGFEDLGLSFLVAPPHRSNSLTALWLPAGKTYEELHDRLKDEGFVVYAGQGDFARRIFRVANMGALERRDFERFLVALRKVLGRP